Proteins from a single region of Saccharospirillaceae bacterium:
- a CDS encoding ExeM/NucH family extracellular endonuclease, with amino-acid sequence MFNQLITIFLLPSLMVSAAAMECGSPYTPIYDIQSDQRLSPLLGQQLETEGVITRLMESGFWIQTPDEQQDNNQQTSEGLFISDATHPVKRLSSGQLVRLAGRVTEVHQVTQLNDIQQIITCGSAILPTPQKIQLPLTSKKSWEKYEGMRIELLGEKPNGAVAVVSGFNSRSHGDSKLVLSHQLHYQPTQVAIPGSSEAKRLHKDWLQDRLLLTGFTPKEPIRIGDQFQHLTGIVHSYAKKNQKGKVWPGLYMDGYKLIESKRPEPPVYDKQTELVVVSFNLNNYFNGKRTVYGTSFKGSRGAKSIPGFEQQSHRIEQAILALNADILVLNEIENDGYQDSSALQFLINQLNQQQDRKLMYRAVNAGYMGTDLIRSAIIYRPHKVTGVGEASVLNKSTSSVDGQGKALFDDYGNRPVIIQKFRYQHVSLAIAAVHLKSKGSSCKETKKQRNFGGRCNMKRSRAAMAIVEKMLDFRDTDIQLVLGDFNAYKLEQPLRIFYRQGWENAADLSASEQYSYRFRGRLGSLDHILYQINSQSIHGFKPQRFFSWNINSTEGKQTGLVPYLRSSDHDPQVLTLGF; translated from the coding sequence GTGTTTAACCAGTTAATTACTATTTTTCTACTTCCGTCGCTGATGGTTTCCGCCGCAGCGATGGAATGTGGCTCTCCCTATACTCCCATTTATGACATTCAAAGTGACCAGCGGCTGAGTCCGTTACTGGGACAACAACTTGAAACCGAAGGTGTGATCACCCGATTGATGGAATCTGGATTCTGGATTCAAACACCGGACGAACAACAGGATAATAACCAGCAAACCTCTGAAGGTTTGTTTATCAGCGACGCGACACACCCGGTAAAACGTTTATCGTCTGGACAACTCGTTCGCCTTGCGGGGCGGGTGACAGAAGTACATCAGGTGACCCAGCTTAATGATATTCAGCAAATCATTACCTGTGGTTCTGCAATCCTTCCCACGCCTCAGAAAATTCAACTACCTCTTACTTCCAAAAAGAGTTGGGAAAAGTATGAAGGGATGAGAATTGAGTTGCTTGGTGAAAAGCCCAATGGTGCTGTTGCTGTTGTATCGGGCTTCAACAGTCGTAGTCATGGCGACAGCAAATTGGTGTTATCTCATCAATTGCATTATCAACCAACGCAGGTTGCAATTCCTGGGTCCAGCGAGGCTAAACGTTTGCATAAGGACTGGCTGCAGGATCGGTTACTACTGACAGGATTTACACCAAAAGAACCTATAAGAATCGGAGATCAATTTCAGCATCTAACCGGTATCGTACATAGTTATGCTAAGAAGAACCAAAAAGGAAAAGTCTGGCCAGGTCTTTATATGGATGGCTATAAGCTGATTGAATCCAAACGACCAGAACCACCGGTTTACGACAAACAAACGGAGTTAGTTGTTGTCAGTTTCAATCTTAATAATTACTTTAATGGCAAGCGCACTGTTTATGGAACAAGTTTTAAAGGTTCCCGTGGAGCAAAAAGTATCCCGGGTTTTGAACAACAGAGTCATCGTATAGAGCAAGCTATCCTGGCGCTGAATGCCGATATTCTGGTGCTTAACGAAATAGAGAACGATGGCTATCAAGACAGTAGTGCATTACAGTTTCTGATCAACCAGTTAAATCAACAACAAGATAGAAAGCTCATGTATCGTGCAGTGAATGCAGGATATATGGGAACGGACTTGATACGCAGTGCCATTATTTATCGCCCCCATAAAGTAACTGGTGTCGGCGAAGCCAGTGTTCTAAATAAGAGCACCTCGTCTGTTGATGGACAAGGTAAAGCTCTGTTTGATGACTATGGTAATCGCCCGGTTATTATTCAGAAATTTCGTTATCAACATGTCAGCCTGGCTATCGCAGCGGTACACCTGAAGTCAAAAGGTTCCAGTTGCAAAGAAACGAAAAAGCAGCGCAATTTCGGTGGACGCTGTAATATGAAACGCAGTCGTGCGGCAATGGCGATTGTCGAGAAGATGCTCGATTTCCGTGATACGGACATTCAGTTAGTATTGGGAGACTTTAATGCCTATAAACTGGAACAGCCATTACGAATTTTCTACCGCCAAGGCTGGGAAAACGCGGCTGATTTGAGTGCTTCTGAACAATATTCTTATCGCTTCCGTGGCCGTTTAGGCAGTCTGGATCATATCTTATATCAAATTAACAGTCAGAGTATTCACGGGTTTAAACCACAACGTTTTTTCAGCTGGAATATTAATTCCACAGAAGGAAAGCAAACTGGTCTGGTACCTTATCTTAGGTCATCCGATCATGACCCACAGGTTCTAACGCTTGGCTTTTGA
- a CDS encoding transporter substrate-binding domain-containing protein: protein MKLIKNTKILFITLFLSCLNGTHATELGSLEFLTESYPPYNFKDGGKLQGIAVDLLTQASQSAGDPITSSKIKLLPWPRAYSKATEGPNIVLFSTTRTEQREPLFHWVGPISATRVVLMARKSDKIIINSEADIKKYIIGAIRDDIGEVLVKAAGVPDSSIKKIPRANSLVKMLNSGRINLWAYEENVSRWFIKQEGLKNSDFEAVHVLKESDLYYTFSKDINKEVVDKLQQGVDAIRGDKSRYQDIVNKYL, encoded by the coding sequence ATGAAGTTGATAAAAAACACAAAAATCCTGTTTATCACACTTTTCCTGAGTTGCTTAAACGGAACCCATGCTACTGAACTTGGCTCTCTTGAATTTCTGACCGAGTCTTACCCACCGTATAACTTTAAAGATGGTGGAAAATTACAAGGAATTGCAGTGGACTTGCTGACCCAAGCCAGCCAATCTGCAGGGGATCCAATCACCAGTAGCAAGATCAAGTTGTTACCGTGGCCACGGGCTTACAGTAAAGCGACGGAGGGACCAAATATTGTACTGTTCTCTACCACCCGCACCGAACAACGCGAACCGCTGTTTCATTGGGTTGGGCCTATCTCAGCGACACGTGTGGTATTAATGGCACGAAAATCTGACAAAATTATCATCAACTCTGAAGCAGACATCAAAAAGTACATCATTGGCGCCATTCGGGATGATATTGGCGAAGTTCTGGTCAAGGCTGCGGGCGTACCGGATTCATCGATTAAGAAAATTCCCCGAGCCAATTCTCTTGTTAAAATGTTAAATTCAGGTCGTATTAATTTATGGGCCTATGAAGAAAACGTGTCTCGCTGGTTTATTAAACAAGAAGGTCTGAAAAACTCGGACTTCGAGGCCGTGCATGTATTAAAAGAAAGTGACTTGTATTACACCTTTAGTAAAGACATCAATAAAGAAGTCGTTGATAAATTACAACAGGGTGTGGATGCCATTCGTGGTGATAAAAGTCGCTACCAGGATATCGTTAATAAATACTTGTAA
- the fldB gene encoding flavodoxin FldB, with protein sequence MQRIGLIFGTDTGNTEEVANKLQEKIDWAIVELHDIASCAVEDIQQYPVLILGIPTWDFGGIQADWEDFWPILDDMSFAGKIVALYGLGDQFGYGNYFLDAMGLLHDAVRDRGATIIGHFSTESFDFEESKALTEDGEHFVGLALDEDQQFELSDGRIDTWLKQIHVELDNLQALSA encoded by the coding sequence ATGCAAAGAATCGGATTAATCTTTGGTACCGATACCGGAAACACCGAAGAAGTCGCTAATAAACTGCAGGAAAAAATCGACTGGGCCATTGTAGAACTACATGACATCGCGTCTTGTGCCGTGGAAGATATTCAACAGTATCCGGTACTGATCCTTGGTATTCCAACCTGGGACTTTGGCGGTATACAGGCTGATTGGGAAGATTTTTGGCCGATTCTTGATGATATGAGCTTTGCAGGAAAAATCGTTGCACTCTATGGATTGGGAGATCAATTCGGTTACGGGAACTATTTTCTCGATGCCATGGGTTTGTTACACGATGCTGTTCGTGACCGTGGCGCCACCATCATTGGTCACTTTTCGACCGAGAGTTTCGACTTTGAAGAGTCTAAAGCACTGACTGAAGATGGTGAACATTTTGTTGGTCTGGCTCTGGATGAAGACCAGCAATTCGAGTTATCTGACGGTCGTATCGATACCTGGTTAAAACAGATTCACGTTGAGCTGGATAACTTACAAGCCTTGTCCGCGTAA
- a CDS encoding YbhB/YbcL family Raf kinase inhibitor-like protein produces the protein MNIKSPSMIKLTSAATFFCLTFSALPALSLTLTSQDIEHGKPMTKQQEFRGFGCNGGNQSPQLSWSDAPQGTKSFALTVYDPDAPTGSGWWHWQLVDIPADQTELKANAGIADNSGIPKGSQQIPNDYGIAAFGGACPPEGHGKHRYQFTLHALSVDKLPLPKNPSSALVGYMIGAHSLETTTLEASYRRDK, from the coding sequence GTGAATATTAAATCACCATCAATGATAAAACTGACTTCTGCCGCCACTTTTTTCTGCCTGACATTCAGTGCCTTACCGGCCTTATCGTTAACATTGACGAGCCAGGACATCGAACACGGTAAACCCATGACTAAGCAGCAGGAATTTCGGGGGTTTGGCTGTAATGGTGGCAACCAGTCACCGCAACTCAGCTGGTCCGATGCGCCACAGGGAACCAAAAGCTTTGCTCTCACCGTTTATGATCCGGATGCACCCACTGGCAGTGGTTGGTGGCATTGGCAATTGGTTGATATACCAGCCGATCAAACCGAGCTGAAAGCCAATGCTGGCATTGCAGACAACAGCGGCATCCCAAAGGGAAGCCAACAAATACCGAATGACTATGGTATTGCTGCATTCGGTGGCGCTTGCCCACCAGAAGGCCACGGCAAGCACAGATATCAATTCACGTTACACGCTTTGTCTGTCGATAAGTTGCCATTACCGAAGAATCCCTCTTCGGCACTGGTCGGTTATATGATCGGCGCACATAGCCTTGAAACGACAACACTTGAGGCGAGCTACCGTCGCGATAAATAA
- a CDS encoding helix-turn-helix transcriptional regulator, whose product MTSLQSLINQISHYTEQQQPLPFSLFRCSQPQQLHQVPILSPTLIFVLCGQKQLNNSHTANAGEFIFLRGGQNVMLSNLPDQQQYLALVLELQPQDQLAAPPSTTEFNSTFGAQLVTSEIQSSSGQPGSDFIATIPDIIITSLQQMADWSVQVDQSQWYIRRREILQLLLDAGYRQVLQAFNDDLFTTKVTHLLQQQPDKNWSQADLCEQLAISEATLRRRLLAENTSFRDLLERVRMGVGLDLLQTTRLPISLVAERCGYLSASRFSERFKQRFLLTPSQLRRTQFA is encoded by the coding sequence ATGACGTCGCTGCAATCACTGATAAATCAAATCAGTCACTACACAGAGCAACAGCAACCTTTGCCATTCTCTCTGTTTCGCTGTTCACAGCCCCAACAGCTGCATCAGGTTCCGATTCTGTCTCCGACACTGATTTTTGTACTTTGCGGCCAAAAGCAACTCAATAATAGTCATACTGCCAATGCAGGAGAGTTCATTTTTTTACGTGGCGGGCAAAATGTGATGCTCAGTAATCTGCCGGACCAGCAACAATACCTGGCACTGGTATTAGAGTTACAGCCACAGGATCAACTGGCAGCGCCCCCATCCACGACAGAGTTCAACTCAACTTTTGGTGCTCAACTGGTTACCAGCGAAATCCAATCATCATCCGGTCAGCCTGGTAGTGACTTTATCGCCACGATCCCGGACATCATCATTACCAGCCTGCAACAAATGGCAGACTGGTCGGTACAGGTCGACCAGAGCCAGTGGTATATCCGTCGACGAGAGATTTTGCAGCTGTTGCTGGATGCAGGTTATCGACAGGTCTTACAGGCGTTTAATGACGATTTATTCACAACAAAGGTTACGCACCTGTTGCAACAACAACCCGATAAAAACTGGAGTCAGGCTGACTTGTGTGAACAGTTAGCCATCAGTGAAGCAACGCTGAGACGTCGCTTACTCGCAGAAAACACCAGTTTCCGGGACTTATTGGAGCGTGTTCGTATGGGAGTCGGTCTGGATTTGCTGCAGACTACTCGACTGCCCATCAGTCTGGTGGCAGAACGTTGTGGTTATCTGTCAGCCAGTCGCTTCTCAGAGCGTTTTAAGCAACGCTTCCTGCTAACACCATCACAATTGCGCAGAACCCAATTCGCCTGA
- a CDS encoding ABC transporter permease, with protein sequence MATISWFELTWCLIPVLLVCAIYMAWQGRPSEILFAAARMSVQLIAVGYVLISIFNTPSPWISLAIVGLMMVVATWISIRPVRHHRGYFTPALIALSVSVGIHLVISLALVLKADSWFEPRLLIPLAGMYFANTMNAVSLAAERYHSELHAQVDEPKARFTAFHAAMIPQLNSLLAVGLVALPGMMTGQILSGVSPLIAVRYQIMIMTMVLGSTGVGSALLLYILGKNRRNQESH encoded by the coding sequence GTGGCAACCATATCCTGGTTTGAATTGACATGGTGTTTGATACCGGTGTTACTGGTGTGTGCGATTTATATGGCCTGGCAGGGACGGCCGAGTGAAATTTTGTTCGCTGCGGCGCGAATGTCAGTACAGCTGATTGCTGTCGGCTATGTGTTAATCAGTATATTTAACACCCCATCACCCTGGATCAGCTTAGCCATCGTCGGTCTGATGATGGTGGTTGCCACCTGGATTTCTATTCGTCCGGTACGCCATCATAGGGGCTATTTTACTCCGGCGTTAATTGCACTATCGGTCTCGGTTGGCATTCATTTGGTAATTTCTCTGGCGCTGGTTTTAAAGGCCGACAGCTGGTTTGAACCACGATTATTAATCCCATTAGCGGGTATGTATTTCGCCAATACAATGAACGCTGTTAGCCTCGCAGCTGAGCGTTATCACTCGGAACTACATGCCCAGGTTGATGAACCCAAGGCCAGATTCACCGCATTTCACGCCGCTATGATCCCACAACTTAATAGCCTGCTGGCTGTTGGACTGGTTGCTCTGCCAGGCATGATGACTGGACAGATTTTGTCCGGTGTTTCGCCTCTGATTGCAGTACGCTACCAGATTATGATCATGACAATGGTACTGGGATCCACCGGCGTTGGCAGTGCACTGCTGTTGTATATTCTGGGAAAAAATCGTCGTAATCAGGAGTCACATTGA